In one Candidatus Hydrogenedentota bacterium genomic region, the following are encoded:
- a CDS encoding ABC transporter permease, which yields MRQILARHSPLVILAGLCIVVAVLSPEFRTADNLKSVAYRTAVVGIIATGQILVILTAGIDLSVGSVAALSGVVACTLMKNYALPVPLVIGSGLLTGLACGLLNGFFAAKGRIPPFIVTLGMMMAARGGALLLSGGRQISAISDTFAIIGGMRGWWIPVGITLTIAAVFSVVLTFTRFGRALYAIGGNLNAARLSGIPVDRMRIGAFVLCGMLTGFAGVMLASRTGVASPNAADGGELDAIAACVIGGGSLMGGEGGCVGTLAGALIMNVLVNFCNLKNINPAWQKVLVGALIVILVYYDNLRKRRAGLLKE from the coding sequence ATGAGACAGATTCTGGCGCGGCATTCGCCGCTGGTTATTCTGGCGGGACTGTGCATCGTCGTCGCGGTGTTGTCGCCGGAATTCCGGACCGCCGACAACCTCAAGAGCGTGGCCTATCGCACGGCGGTGGTCGGCATTATCGCGACTGGGCAAATCCTTGTGATACTGACGGCCGGCATTGACTTGTCGGTCGGGAGCGTGGCGGCGTTGTCGGGCGTCGTCGCGTGCACCCTCATGAAAAATTATGCGTTGCCCGTGCCGCTGGTCATTGGATCGGGCCTTCTGACCGGACTGGCCTGTGGTCTCCTCAACGGATTTTTCGCGGCCAAGGGACGAATCCCGCCGTTTATCGTCACGCTTGGCATGATGATGGCGGCGCGCGGCGGCGCGTTGCTGCTTTCGGGCGGACGCCAGATTTCCGCCATCTCGGACACGTTCGCGATTATTGGCGGCATGCGCGGATGGTGGATTCCCGTCGGAATCACCCTGACCATAGCCGCCGTGTTTTCCGTGGTGTTGACGTTTACCCGCTTTGGCCGTGCGCTCTACGCCATCGGCGGCAATCTCAACGCCGCGCGCCTGTCGGGAATACCGGTTGATCGCATGCGAATCGGCGCGTTTGTGCTGTGCGGGATGCTGACGGGATTCGCGGGCGTCATGCTCGCGTCACGCACCGGCGTCGCCTCGCCCAACGCCGCCGACGGCGGCGAACTCGACGCGATCGCGGCATGCGTGATCGGCGGGGGCAGCCTGATGGGCGGCGAAGGCGGCTGCGTCGGCACGCTGGCCGGCGCGCTTATCATGAACGTGCTCGTCAACTTCTGCAACCTCAAAAACATCAATCCCGCGTGGCAGAAAGTTCTCGTGGGCGCGCTGATCGTGATCTTGGTATACTACGACAACCTGCGCAAGCGCAGGGCCGGCCTTCTAAAGGAATAG
- a CDS encoding ABC transporter substrate-binding protein, whose protein sequence is MKRNALGLIVLALFAGCGGQVSAPPPQPSAAATPAKKDRLEIGVVPKGISHQFWLTVKAGADAAGKEFNANIRWQGPDKETEIDKQVNILEDMISRKVDAIVMAACDENGLTNVIRKAVDAKIPVITIDSGVNSDLPVSLVATDNIAGAKAAAHELARLIGNEGEVGLMPFIPGAATSELREQGFKEALQDLPGLKLVATLYCQSDVAKGMNATQDMMTANPGLKGLFAANEPGAIGAAQAVKAAGKAGQIKIVAFDASDEEIQMLNDGSLQALIVQNPFQMGYLGVKAAIDAVNGRPVEKRIDTGVTVVTKDNLNQPDIQKLLYPLGK, encoded by the coding sequence ATGAAACGGAATGCTCTTGGTCTCATTGTATTGGCTCTTTTCGCGGGTTGTGGCGGACAGGTTTCCGCGCCGCCGCCGCAACCGTCCGCAGCAGCAACACCGGCCAAGAAGGACCGTCTCGAAATCGGCGTCGTTCCCAAGGGAATCTCGCATCAATTCTGGCTCACCGTCAAGGCCGGCGCCGACGCGGCCGGCAAGGAATTCAACGCCAACATCCGCTGGCAGGGACCCGACAAGGAAACCGAAATAGACAAACAGGTCAACATCCTTGAAGACATGATCAGCCGCAAAGTGGACGCGATCGTCATGGCGGCCTGCGATGAAAACGGGCTTACGAATGTCATCAGGAAAGCCGTTGACGCCAAAATTCCCGTTATCACCATTGACTCCGGCGTCAATTCGGATCTTCCGGTCTCTCTGGTCGCCACCGACAATATCGCCGGCGCCAAGGCCGCCGCCCACGAACTCGCCCGCCTCATCGGAAACGAGGGCGAAGTCGGACTCATGCCCTTCATTCCCGGCGCCGCCACCTCCGAACTGCGCGAACAGGGATTCAAGGAAGCCCTCCAGGATCTTCCGGGTCTGAAACTCGTGGCGACGCTTTACTGCCAGAGCGACGTCGCCAAGGGCATGAACGCCACCCAAGACATGATGACTGCCAATCCCGGCCTCAAGGGTCTCTTCGCGGCCAACGAACCCGGCGCCATCGGCGCCGCCCAAGCCGTCAAGGCCGCCGGAAAAGCGGGCCAAATCAAAATCGTCGCCTTCGACGCTTCCGACGAGGAAATCCAAATGCTCAATGACGGTTCCCTCCAGGCCCTCATCGTGCAAAACCCCTTCCAGATGGGTTACCTCGGCGTCAAGGCCGCCATTGACGCCGTCAACGGAAGGCCCGTCGAAAAACGCATAGATACCGGCGTCACGGTTGTAACCAAGGACAACCTCAACCAGCCGGATATTCAGAAACTGCTCTACCCCTTGGGGAAATAG
- a CDS encoding DUF1559 domain-containing protein codes for MRNKGFTLIELLVVIAIIGILAAILLPALARARESARRSSCQNNLKQWGLVYKMYANEAGSGKYPPMELEIAPREDTGEWKLFVGAGPRVKSIFPEYLTDPSIIVCPSDAEDKIDDLKAENDIPQINLTKGQWHIGYFLGSGNGVNDIDKSYAYFGWVLDLMGDNPEDVRTAGELNVDIIASALGANIPGDVLVPAQLVKALLQLAENPQVVTALASPGPQYAELVKSMVDSDVNNNPNTNTLLGWGNGHGNTIYRLREGIERFLVTDINNPAATARAQSAVFIMLDQLGTAGTAALYNHIPGGCNVLYLDGHVTFIRYPGDQPVNEYLAHIMALFSIN; via the coding sequence ATGCGCAACAAAGGTTTTACACTCATCGAATTACTGGTAGTTATCGCCATCATCGGCATCCTCGCGGCGATCCTCTTGCCCGCGCTGGCGCGAGCCCGTGAATCGGCCCGCCGTTCGAGTTGCCAGAACAACCTCAAGCAGTGGGGGTTGGTGTACAAGATGTACGCCAACGAGGCGGGATCGGGCAAATACCCGCCGATGGAACTGGAGATTGCCCCGCGGGAAGACACCGGCGAGTGGAAACTGTTTGTGGGGGCGGGGCCGCGCGTCAAGAGCATCTTTCCCGAATACCTGACCGATCCCTCGATCATCGTCTGCCCGTCCGATGCCGAAGACAAGATAGACGATCTAAAGGCCGAGAACGACATTCCCCAAATCAATCTGACGAAGGGTCAATGGCATATCGGGTACTTCCTGGGCAGCGGCAACGGCGTGAACGACATTGATAAAAGTTACGCCTATTTCGGCTGGGTGCTCGACCTCATGGGCGACAATCCGGAAGATGTCCGGACGGCGGGCGAACTGAACGTGGACATAATCGCGAGCGCGTTGGGCGCCAATATCCCCGGCGATGTCCTTGTTCCGGCGCAACTGGTCAAGGCGCTCCTGCAATTGGCCGAGAATCCACAAGTCGTGACCGCGCTGGCCTCGCCCGGCCCGCAGTATGCCGAATTGGTCAAGAGCATGGTTGACAGCGATGTGAACAACAACCCCAATACCAATACGCTGCTCGGATGGGGCAACGGCCACGGCAACACGATCTACCGCCTGCGCGAGGGCATCGAGCGGTTCCTGGTGACGGACATCAACAATCCGGCGGCCACGGCCCGTGCGCAGAGCGCGGTGTTCATCATGCTCGATCAACTGGGCACGGCCGGCACCGCCGCGCTGTACAACCACATCCCCGGCGGCTGCAACGTCCTGTATCTGGATGGACACGTGACGTTCATCAGGTATCCCGGCGATCAGCCCGTGAACGAATACCTTGCCCATATCATGGCGCTGTTCTCGATCAATTGA